In Oceanivirga salmonicida, the following are encoded in one genomic region:
- a CDS encoding DUF3284 domain-containing protein codes for MKLEYILNVSDKEIYNFLINNLKSEINVNKELKEGLKVKKNINSKNTALLEILKLDENKRYSLKYITNLGETIVDYSIDKLDENKVKVIYEETYITDSVIKKSNYYLVGLFYSYLFKRKRKKQFKMIEKYIVENRDKI; via the coding sequence ATGAAATTAGAATATATATTAAATGTTTCAGATAAGGAAATATATAATTTTTTAATAAATAATTTAAAAAGTGAAATAAATGTAAATAAAGAACTTAAAGAAGGACTGAAAGTCAAAAAAAATATTAATAGTAAAAATACTGCATTATTAGAAATATTAAAATTAGATGAAAATAAAAGATATTCTTTAAAATATATAACTAATTTAGGTGAAACCATAGTTGATTATAGTATAGATAAATTAGATGAAAATAAGGTTAAAGTTATATATGAAGAAACATATATTACTGATTCAGTAATAAAAAAATCTAATTACTATTTAGTAGGTTTATTTTATTCATATTTATTTAAAAGAAAAAGAAAGAAACAGTTTAAAATGATA